The stretch of DNA AACACTTCGCTTTGTATTACCACACATTCTGTTTGCCTGGAGGGGGCATTCTCAAGAGggctggaaaaaaacaaaaaaaacacagtgttgaGCTGGGCAACAACTGACTAATCCTGGTGACAACTGAGACGGCTCCTTCACCCATATAAACAGATGGGAAGGCCCTTCAGTTCATCCAGGCCGAGAAAATGTTCTATGAGGTGGCACTGATCGAACTCACGGCTCTTCAGGGGAACACAGGCAAGTATTTTTGAAGTGAGGCTACCGATGAACACTTATGAGGATATATTGTAAGTGCACGCACAGTATTGCATGTACTGAATGAACATCACTCAGCCTATGATGAGTCATTTACTTTGATTTAGAATGTTTTTCGGAGATGGTTGATAATTTCTTAGGAAGCTTCCTGGCAAAACACTTGTCACTTGTTACTAATACTATTTAAAATGCACTTAAACATTCAATTATTTGATTCTACTTAACTAGTGTGCAATAGTCAGTTCACATCAGGTCAACTGAACATGAAGAAATGTTCAAATTTGTTAACAGGCAAGCATATAATTCAGCATATATGAAGAAGTaagttttcaaaacaaaaatatgaatggaGCAAAGCAGCAGCTACACTGAAGCTGTTCAGTTGTTGGCAGACTGCATTTGTTGTAGGCAGCTCTCCAAAGTGACTTGTGTGTGACCTGCATCCACAAACTAACCACCAGATAATGTATAGTAATGATATATAGCGCAATGTGTCTCTGTAACACCCAAAACAATCTACTCTGTTGACTCATTAAGCCAATATGCACTGATGTGCCATTTCACCCAAGTCCATCTTTGTTTACAATATAGCTGGTGGAGCTTTAAGGCAGCATTCACAGCAAGGCCGCTCATtcatcacctgctgctgctccagacgcctgcttcttcctctctgtctgctgctgaggcAGCAGCGCAGTGTAGCGTGCTGGGCCCGGCAGAGGAGATCGGGGACAGACATCGTAGAAGACAAATGGCCACACTTTGCTCATTAGGAGCTTTGTGTCGCTGTAGAATACTGAAGCCCCTGATTCAGCACTCACTTGGATTGAATGCTGAACTTCTCCAGGGGCAGAGCTGGCACTGTAATTGCAGTTTACaagctttctctctttccccagTGTCTTTTTCAAATATACCCATCTCAGTAGTTTCCCACTGACAGCTGACATAATTGTCATTTTGTGGGTTCTGAAATGCATACAAAAGTCCTTACCTGCTTGCAGTTGCTTAGGGCATGAATTACAAGCCAAActcacttccacttccactattttatgtgtgctgtgtgtgagtctggtgtgtacagtacatactgtatgtttatgcTTCGTTactgtgtgcatgcgtgtgtctCAGTGTTCCAGTGGGCGTGGTGACTGTGTTGTTTGACTCCCttatcctctctctcctgcccttATCTCTGCTCCCGTGTCTCCAGTCCTCAGTTGGCTCCACTCTGCTGTTCAGGCTTAAAGTCCACAGCACTGCCACACAGGCTATAGCCAGATATCCAGGCTGTTGGGGCTTTAGTTTTTCAAACTCTGTGCAGTGGTAGAGAGGTAAAGACAGCAAaggacagtgaggagagagagatagatagacgAGCAAAGGGGAAAGACTGAGTGGTTTGTTGGCGGCCTGACTGTGATTCCATgccctgtgtttgtgtaacagGGCCTCAGGAAGAGGCTACGCTGGGTTCTGCAGGATGGACAACCCCGGAGGAGCTTTCGGAGCAGGCCTCCCAGGCACAGCACCTAGAACGGCTGGCCCAGCTGTGCATCATGAGCAAACAGTAGGTAAAACTGTGTCCTGCTGTAGCTTCTGTTGTGGTGTAATTAGGTCGGAACtacatgttctgtgtgtttaagGTAATCATGATGTAGGCTAATCATGAGTGAATCATGATTAATCAAACTCATACTGTATGCATATATAGTTAGATAGATATACACGTGGATATATGCTTCTGTGGCATTTGACCATTCAGCTCTTCATCGAGCTGAAGTGAAAACAGTGCTGATTCAGTTGTAACAAAGCAAACAgtatatttgcatgtgtttcgGTTATCAGTTTTATTACGTAAGCATCAGCTTGGAGAAATAAAAGGGTCATTTGTTGATAAAATAAAACCCTCTGCTTAGCTTATAAGATCAGCCTGAAATAATCTTGAGATAAATAATTTACTGCAGGATCACTGAAAGGAATATTTGGCTTGCTGGGGTAAAGTTGTGTGACAGTTTAAGAAAAACACTTAAAGGAATTCACTTTTAACTTTGCTTTTATTAGCAGTTCATAGTTGCGTGTCATGTATAAAAGTCATTGATGCTCTTACTTTTTCATACTGTCTGAAAAATGAGAAATCTTCGGTTACTGACAAAATGTACGCATATACACGTCCACTTGCACGTACACACATCCCCCTTTTGGAGTGGAAATTTTTTGAACTAGATAAACTCCAGCTCCAAGTCTTTTTAGCAAGAGTTGAATTTCCCTGTAGATGTGGAGAAAAGAGACACCGCACTCTACGTGAGTGTTACAGGAGGAACACCTTAACTGGATCTGGTGTCTCCTGTTGCAGGGGTACTTTGTTAGGCCATTGCATGCACCCATTTTCTGTGCCACTGTTGTCATTGTTGGGACTTGGCCATTTAACCTGATTGCCAGAGAGGGTGACAGGGGTGGAAGGTTTGTTTGGCGGAGGGCTGGTCACGCTGCTTCATTAATGCAAGGAGCATACAGTAGTTAAACTTAAATGAGATGGTACTGATTGTGCATGACTGTATCCAGAGGCTTGGGTTTCTGGTTAAGCAGGAATTTGATTCTGATCTTTGATCTTTCCTCGCAGACCTTCACCATAAGCCTAAGTCCAAGTCTTTCTTTATTGTCGTCAGGAAGTTGTAATACTTCTTGAATCTTTCAGCGATGTCGTAGGAAGTCCTTTGGGCTGGCGAAgggcttttctgtctttcacgATCAGATGTCACCTGAAAAGGACCTTCTAAAGCAGTGCAAACTGACACCTGGCCATTACTAATTGAAGGGAAGTGTGGGTTTTGAACAGTGAAGCTGACATCTGTCACACTAAACAGAGCTTGCTCTACATCTATAGGCACACGTGAGGGTGTGAGGGCGATGAATGTCCTTGGCTGACTTTCCAGGGCAGATATGAGCAGAGCAGCTGGTCGATCATCAATGTACCACACATCATGTTCACCTAGCTTAGCACTACGTAGAGGGGTTTTGGAAGGGCACAAGTCAGTAAACCAACCTGTAAGCACCATGTCTTCTGTAACTCACCCTGGAGAATAGAAAGGGGCAGTCAGTGCTGGCAGAAATAGAAGGTTTCCACTTCCTCTATAAGGCACCTGAGCACCTGCAGACCTGCTCTGCGTGTCTAATCACAGCTCACGCATGTTTAGATTTTTCATGCTGCTGTGCTCCAAACACTGAAATAGATCTGCTAACCTGACAAGACAGCATGGGTCACTACATCTGATTAAGGTCAGGCATTGTTGTTGTCTTGGAAAATATttaaacagaagaagaatgCGCAGAGATAGAGTTCATCTGATAATTCAGCGTCCATTTTTAAGAGACTGCTTTAGTTTTCAAcacatgtaaaatgttttactcCAGTGccacagaaaaaaggagaggtAGTGTATTTGTTTAATGGTGCcatcttcctttccttttcctttcagACCTCATCTTGCTCTAGAGTACAGCGGTAAGGTATGTCAATTTCATTACTCTCTTTGATTCCTTTCAAGAATTttgaacaaatgaaacattttatggCACTCCTGTTGTGTTGACATCAAATCGCTTCTATGTGTAAATTTATCTTTCAGGCTACAAAGATCCACCAGAGGGCCTTTGGTAATGACCACCCCATTACAGCCAGAAGCCTGGAGCTTATGGCCACTGTCTATGCTGAAATCGGCAAGACTGAATATTCAGGTAAACACTCACCCGGGAGGAATGGCACAGAAAAACATTGCTGTCATCCCGACTTGATGTTTCAAGAAAATGGCAAATGCATGCAGATTAAaagacagtgaaaaacaaatatggTTGTGTGATTCCAGAAACACCTCTCTCAGCAGTATACAGTTTAACTCAACATTCAGTCCTGAGCATAAAGGTGGAGACCTCGCTGCCTTGTGAGGCATGGCAATACCAGAACAGTGATGCTAATCTCAAGAACAAGTTATATGCTCTCTGCTCTAAGGAGCACTCAGCACAGTGAGGATGTGGTTTAAAGCAATTCAGTCAGCCTTTAAACCATGTCAACCCGCGGAAATGTTAAATTAATAAACACTTGCAGTCATGTTGGACACGAGTGGTTTTATGCAGCACCATAAAGAAAAGTAGCTTTGTGACAGTTTGGGGGCACAGTTTTGTTGCACAGGATGTATGCTTGGCTTGCACTAAGAGGGAGCAACACTCTCTGAACTCTGCATTTTTGTGAAGACTGCTGCGGTGTTAAAAGCAATAGGTAGAAACTAGCCTTGCTGTTGAGTCAGCGTTCAGAGGCAGTGGTGCTGAACATGGCCGGCTGCATAAAGACAGGAGTACGCAGCATATAAAGACAAAGATTTACAACACACTTTTGTTCACCTCAGATGGTCTTAAACATGTTTGgtgaaatggtaaaaaaaaaaaagtgcagggTCAGAGGGAggctgtggttgttgctgcagaTCAGAGCAGaccttttattttgtattgtacACAGAGAAATCCTCTTTGACCTACAGTAACGCGCCTCAACAGAGGCACGTTTAACTGTTTATAGCTCTTGGCCCCTAGATACCCCTCTCTGTAAACTGGGTcactcaccctccctccctcagctaGCATAGCTATTACTACGCAGATTGAATTAGACTACATCAGCTGTGGTTGGTGAAATTCAATGGATCTCTCCCCCTTGACTTCCATCCAAATAtatcaagaaaataaatcattgttGAATTGGTATAATTTGTATTATAAGATAGACTTAATGTCCTTCAagaatttcaaatgaattactTTTTTAGGCATGATAATGGACATGGAGCACTAATTTTCACAATATGCACCAAATTCCACTTGGGCacaggcagcagctctgtgaagctcAAGGGCAAGCTGAAATGAAATTTTCATTTGTGGGGGTAACAAAAATTTAAAAGATCATCCCCTGGCAAACATTTTGGACCACTCTcttttcagcaaaaagaaaaaaatacataaccCTCCCTCAATTTTGACCGCCTCTTCCCCCCTAATAATTTTCATACAGTCTCTAAtgaaatatgtttaaatgtCCCTAAATCTGTGACCTTTGATTTTACTCTCAGTCACTTTTTAAACTAGTGGGTGGAATAGAAACTGAAGAATATTTGACCATCTTTAAAAATTTGgcatttaatcatttcattttgtattaattttgCTGATATTCACATGTGTATTCAGTAATATGTCGCACATGTATTTCTTAATCATCTAAAGAGTATATAGTTCAGAGGGTTACTACTCCTCTTGGCTATAGCTGGTGCAGCGTCCCTCTGTCTTCTAAAAGTGGAATTAGATCAAATTAGGCaagggttgtttttttccactgacgTCAACTCTACTTTCAAGACCTCATTCATCAATTacataagaaagaaaagaacaaaacatcGATTTCATACAAATTAATAATGATTggtacatttttttgttttttacacatAAAACCTCCAAattcctgcctgtctgtctccctctgcttcaATCAGTCATTCTCCATAGAAGCTATTGTTGTCAACTGATCAACTGATTAAATCACTGATCAATCACGGAAGTGACGAATTCATCAGCCAGAGTTAATAATGTTCTATATGTTTTATATGGAAGATTTATTAGAGATATGGGACTCTTTTTTATGAGGACCTGGAGTAGAGTAAAGTTTTTAGTACGAACATAAAAAGTGAGTTGTAACTTGATCCTACTAAGCTGCTCCAGTTCTCTACCTGGTGCTGACAGAGTTAACGCTGGtgtctttcctttttgtttgaatgtttaaCTTTGTATGTTTAACTTCACCTCATTATCCATCTTCAGAGCAGACTGCCAGCTCAAGTGCTAAGCAGGACCAGATCACTGCTAATGTTAGGTCATGGTTCTCTTACTAGACTCCctgggtcagtgtgtgtctgcactgtcCAAGCGCTTCGCTGCTGCAGAGTCCATCAGGGACACCGTCAACTGTCTTCCTCATTCCCACCGGGAGAAACACTCAGAGGTCCGCCACAGAAAGGACACCCACCACCAACAGGAGGACACAGCAAAATCTAAGGTAGTGCTGACAACACCTGCGGGTACCTtcactgtgtgttactctgGATGTGAGCAGTTTGTTTGCAAAAGATCTGGGCCTTCCAGCTGTTTGTTTCCAGTTTGTGAAATGTATTTGGAGCTTGTTGTGGGTACACTTATCTAAGCTGTGTATAATGCAGGTAACCAATGGCAAAGTCCCCACCTCCATTCTAAAGAGGCCAAGTCCCCACTACGGGTCAGAGACAGAGCCCAACCACAGACGGAAAGGCGAACGGAGGGTTCGATTCAGGGAGCCAGAGACCACAGTACATGGTGAGGAAACAGTTTGCATCAAATCCAGTCTGCTCAGTCAGAGATGTCAGATGTGTTTGTACAGCCAGACAGAGCATACTGCCCTCTGGTGCTTTAACACCTGGGCCAACCTAGTTCAGTGACTTGACGTCACCCATATTGCGTGCAGCTTGTTCATGTCAGCTTTACACTTACAAAAACTCTCATAAGGGATTGCAAAAATATTTCTTGACATTTTTGCTATCCCAGCTTACAGTGGGGCCCACAACCCACATGTAACAACAGTGTATGCTTTGTGCTGAGCAGTAAAGGGAGAGAACgaaatgcattaaaacaacCTGAGATTGCATCGTAAACTATTGTCCTTGGGGGGCTTCTGTACTATTTAAGAATAATGTAATGCTGAAATGTGAGCAAGTGATTTACTCTTCATGATTAATTATGCATGCAAATGAGGCACCGTGGAGTCTGTTCCAGAGAGATAGTGGAGTCTATGAGGACACAGCAGCCGGTTGGTAGCTACTGTACATTACAGAGCTTGGCTCTTGTTGACTGACTGGCCTCTTTTCTGTCGGCTTTACAGACATTCCTTACCGTGACTGTTTAGGTGGTAAGTCTGTTTGAAAGTGTTCAGAATCACCATGTGAATGTGCATGAGAATGTGCACTACAACactttttaattacaaaaaaaaaagtctactgTATGTAAACATGTTGAGGGGGGAGGATTGAGGTTCATTGGTAAATAACATATGCAAACCAAATGCCACTTTTGATTAACTTTGTTGCCTGCCATGCAAAATGGAGCTAAACCTGTCACTGTCTCCCACTTTTTAGCAACACTTGAAACAGAAAGCACAGTTTGCACAGCCTCAACTAAACTGCACATACGTATTCACATGAACTTTCTCCATTAGAAACTTGCCTCTTGAGGTCTTGACTTTATTGGCTCTACATGAAAGAGAGGGACATGTGCATGTGACAATTCAAATGCTCATTTACAAACCAAAATTTTAAGAAACTGGTCTTGGTGTCTCCTTTGTAGCCTATGAGACGACACCGTCCCGCCCCCACCTCGCCCTGTTCACTTGCCTCTTCCTGCTGATGTCATTCCTGGGTGTGGCCATGTACTGCACAGACCGACGGCGCCCACAGCGTGTGTGCGAGGAGCTGGAGGCCGCTTTGGCTGTCTACTTGCTGCATATGAAACAGCTTCTGTGGGGCTGCTGGATATGGCTGACCATGCAGTGACTGAGTCCGACCACAGGTGGAGACATGGAGCcccctttatttttttcagagcCCTCTTTTTTCCTATTGATGAAGGAGCCCAGGCCTACAAACACCTCAGCCATTTGGCAAGGCTCTGTCCGCTGTCTGTGGTGTTGAGCCACTCTCACAGTGAAAAAGGGAAGAAATGTGTAATCCCAGAAATATGTAGCCTCCatgtctgtatgtatatatgtactAAAGTGGTGGGCATGCCACTCCTTATTTAAGTTGAAATGATTTTGCACATCTGCGATGTTGATGCTCACATATAACGCTCACTTAATCACCACAAGCATCTGATATTTCAGTTTATGTCACAGTCTAATATATGTGAGTGAATGTTTCCATGGAATGcagatatttattttgttacagtACATGGTTTGTGTATATCAGATATTACACAGAACTGAATGGTTACATATGGTTCAATATGCTAAGGACTATCACTATATTCAGCCTTGTAATTGCACATAAATGAATGTAGAGATGTTTGGAAATAGCTTTGATAGGCAGAGTACACATtcgagaggaggaggacggaaGCGCAAATGTGTAAACTGTTGGATAAAGCTAcgtgagagagaaaacacagggcTGCATCACTTCACAGTACCAGGCTGAGTGACTACTAACAGATGAAAAACACCTCTTTCTTTACAGACCGTCTACTCTTCTGTATGGCTGACTGTCTTCAGCTAATTCCTAGCTCCACTGAGGGGGAAAATCTGCAGCACAATGTTATGAATTTTCTCCTTATCTATTGTCAAAGACAATATACTCAAACtgaatgaatgctaatgcttTTGACAGTGTTCCTCTTTATAACTGCTTGAATTCCACAAAATATCCTTTACCctaaatgttatttattcttctatactgtatatctgcATCTACGCAAATATCCAACTTTCGGTTaaattttttaactttttgttaCCTGTtacatttctatttaaaaacaataatattcAGGTTTTAATCGTGATGTCAAATGCTCATTAAGCTTTGGACACATGTATGGATGGGTGTGGGCTCTGCAAACATTTGCGATACATAAAACAAGGATGAACTCCTTCTATCACATTCATTACTACTATTATGAGgccaaacacagaaatatgacaGAATCGGATACTGTATGTTGTTGTATGAGTCCCTTTATAAGAGAAAGCAGATAAAATTCAAACAGCCAAACCACCACACAAATGGATTATAGGAATCAAAGGGCACAGTGATGCACATCCCACAGACCTCTCATTATGAGCAATAACACACATCACATAGTTTCCAGTAAAACATTGTCCTTTATATAACAGGTTTCAGGGAACTCAAAAGGAAAGCGTTGGATTTCGGAGGTTTCACATTTGAATGTCAAAGCAATATAAGGCTAATAACGCCTGTATAGAAGAAAGAAATACTCTCGACTCTGTACTGTCAAACTAAATTGTCATTAGCAATAAAACAATATCCAGTGAACCCATGTCCTGTATATGCACATTTACCTTAGACGCTGCATTTCACGGCTGTCCAAACATTTACGGTCACTTTGAAAGAAGTGCCTTTATGGAGGGTTTTCTTAGTTCCTACCGTTTTATGATTTCGGTTGTTTTGAATAAAACTGTCATTGCCTATCAAAGCCAAGCAGATGATTTGCTTTCTTCCCATAATCTCTGACAATAAGTGAGCGTGTGATGtgtaagagggagagagagagatgcatgcAGGTACATTTGTGCGTCTATTCACAGTAAAACAGTATATTGGTTTGTAGCCTATAAAGTGTGAAGGAGAAGCCTGAGTTACTACTGTATATGGCACGAAATaggatttgtttttatctcacACAGATTGCTAAAAGCATTTTTGGACTGGCTGCCTGATACATGAATGGTCTCAACTACAACTAGTCTTTTATAAAACAACTTTTGTAGCTTGATAAAAGTGTGAATACACTGCAAAAGCACACATCGTTTTGCTTTGATGCAGCATGCAAAGAATTCTCATTTCATCTAGTAGTGCTACCAGAAAGAAGCCtactttaaaaacatatttattggtgtataaaacaaaaaaaacaaccctttaCATCTAAAAACCACCACCCTATTAATTTGTCATGCATTATGTCCATGCAGAAGTTTTACAAAGACAACATGATCCATCAGCCTATCTGTCCAAGCCATTAATATTGTGTTGCTAAATAGAAAACCGGGTTTACATTTCCACTAAATGGTTTTAATACTGTCAGAGCTGAACTATGGCTGTTTGTGCTGAAGAGGAATGCATACAGTAGATGAATAAACTCAATAAAGCAGGACTCCAATAGAACCACTGGGAGATTTCTTTTTTGGAGAAAATCAATTACCCTTGGAGAACAAAGCTAAAACCTTCCATCTGATTCAACCCATGGTCAATGAGAGCAAAAGCCAATTAATTCTGATTGTCTACATAGGCAAATATTGGTGTTTCTCATGGCAGGCGAGAGGGCTGTACGgttgagtgtgagtgagtgtgtgtgtgtgtttgtgtgtcctctgGTTTCTAGATCAAGCCGGTCTTGAGGTCAGAGCCGCGGCGTGAGGAGCGGCCGAGCAGCAGGTCCTTCTCATGGATCAGGCTGTCCAGCAGGTCCTCCTGTCTGTAGTTGTGGTAGACCTTCAGGAATGCCATCACTGCGATCCCAAGCCAGGTGAGCCACGCAGCCCACAGGCCAAACTGCAGGACAGACGTTACTGTAAATATAACTGAGACTGAGATGAAACCGTGTGGACAACATTAGAAATTCAACAGCATTACCTGTGCTATAGCAAACTGGTCGTAGAAAGCAGAGTTGTTGAGGCCGAGTTCTAGATCGGTGTCCTGCAGGTCCTCGCAGCTAAAACAAGAC from Pempheris klunzingeri isolate RE-2024b chromosome 13, fPemKlu1.hap1, whole genome shotgun sequence encodes:
- the c13h14orf180 gene encoding nutritionally-regulated adipose and cardiac enriched protein homolog isoform X2, with translation MPCVCVTGPQEEATLGSAGWTTPEELSEQASQAQHLERLAQLCIMSKQPHLALEYSGKATKIHQRAFGNDHPITARSLELMATVYAEIGKTEYSDSLGQCVSALSKRFAAAESIRDTVNCLPHSHREKHSEVRHRKDTHHQQEDTAKSKVTNGKVPTSILKRPSPHYGSETEPNHRRKGERRVRFREPETTVHAYETTPSRPHLALFTCLFLLMSFLGVAMYCTDRRRPQRVCEELEAALAVYLLHMKQLLWGCWIWLTMQ
- the c13h14orf180 gene encoding nutritionally-regulated adipose and cardiac enriched protein homolog isoform X1; this encodes MPCVCVTGPQEEATLGSAGWTTPEELSEQASQAQHLERLAQLCIMSKQPHLALEYSGKATKIHQRAFGNDHPITARSLELMATVYAEIGKTEYSDSLGQCVSALSKRFAAAESIRDTVNCLPHSHREKHSEVRHRKDTHHQQEDTAKSKVTNGKVPTSILKRPSPHYGSETEPNHRRKGERRVRFREPETTVHDIPYRDCLGAYETTPSRPHLALFTCLFLLMSFLGVAMYCTDRRRPQRVCEELEAALAVYLLHMKQLLWGCWIWLTMQ